The Anomaloglossus baeobatrachus isolate aAnoBae1 chromosome 4, aAnoBae1.hap1, whole genome shotgun sequence genome contains the following window.
TGTTTCTGATATAGGTTTGACTACCGTATATATAGACTGAAACGTCATGATTTATTGTGGATTGCCTACTTATTATGTTCTGACATTTACATCAAGGGGTGCCAAGTTCTTTGTATTTCTTATAATGCATGCAAACTGCAGAATAAAAAAAACCATTTACGGTAAATGCTTAATCAAAACAAAATGCATTGAAAAACATGCAATGGCGTCCATAAACTTTAAACTTAGAATATATTTGAAATCAGGCAATATAAACATATTATCatcataaacattttttttaaaagcatCATATGCATGAAATTAATTGTGTATTATTACTGTTTTATGCTCAGTTTCTTCTGTATTTTCTAAGGCAAGTTTAAAAGGCAATAAGGATGATGTTACATTGGATCCTCTAAAGATGTGAGGTGTCACTATAATACTATTACAATTCATTTGTGCCTTATATGTTTTTTTTGTGTAATGCAGATACTTAGACCTTGATAAAATGTCACAATGCAGAATAATGGTCTTTTAGTATGGGTGAATCATGGGGTTCTTATCTTTAAACTATATTACTGCTAAACTATTtcttatataccatatttttcattttataagacgcaccccaaatttagagataaaaaaggtaaaaaaaggggATCCGTTTTCCCTGACGACAGCGGTGGTGGAGcgttcacaggaggcaggggtggtggtagagtaaggcgatgctgcaggcgctgcagtgggggctgtgctggctgcagtgggggctgtgctggctgcggtgtgggctgtgctggctgcgagtGCCGTACTGGCTGTGAGGAGCAGGGCAGTGCGGtgcgtgtcacagatgctctgtcggtggtgcgagcttcaaagaaaCGGCTCCCGgagttggcgtgtgcgcagattgatctctcagctcaatgacaagccaagatctcatatgcgcatgcgccacctccgggcgccattttccttacatccgttgctgggagatcaatgagccGGAGGTATcgcttgtgcagatgagatcttgagcggaGAACTCCATCTTCACATGCGCcatctctgggcgccattattagaAGCCCACACTGCCGACAGAGTATCTCACCTGCCACATCGCCCTGATCCACACAGTctctaccgcagccagcacagcccccactgcagccatcacagcccccgcagccagtacagcacccattctccacctctcggtaagctacatctgcattataagacacactcctcattttcctctcaaattttggggaggaaaagcACGTCTTATAATCCAATAAATATGGTACTTTATTTCATAAAATATAATATGTTATTTAGTAAGGTGAAAACAATACCTATAAGCCCAGGGTGATAGACTTCTTCTATTAGAAAGCCAAAGCCTTAGGTTCACTTCACATTTTCCACCAGAAGATTCAGAGCCATTTCGCAGCTGATTCACCATTTCTATTAAACTTTGCTCATACTCTTCCACCAAACTATAAACCTGGGAAGGAGCAAAAGAATTTACACCAAGCACAGGGTCTGGGGAAGTCTTCCCATGGCTTTTGTCCTGAGTAGGATTCTGCTTTCCTTTAGCTTGACCTTTCTTCCTGGTTTTTGAAGGTTTTGATGTGTCTAAACTGAAGACATGGATGAGGAGGAGAGAACTGGCATACAAAAGTATCTGTGAAGGAAGACAAATTTTCACCTGTAATTAATatggtaaaaatgaaaaaattccatcaagttcaacctaccATGTAAGTTCAACCTGACCATCTAGAGAAATGCAAAACCCATGAGATAGATATGAATTGCCCCaagttaggggaaaaaaaattctgactCCAGATATAGCAGTCAGAATAAATACCCTACTCAGTGTGCCAACATCATCATGCTACAGGCAGTGTTTAAAAATAATCGTCAAAGAGTCATTTTCtaatattaacactagaagtcccagaaatttcgagctcccccctgaagtcctgaaagagggtcaaatgacccttagtccaaactgaatagaactaactagaaaataaattgctaaactcaatggaaaacaacaacctcctgtggtgcgacagtaatggccttaattagagaacaaaagacggtgtttataggatgttagctaaaatccttcaggtcattcgacccgtctctgggttccaaaggtagaaatgttaaatgacccctctctgggacttctagttttaAAAGGTTATTCTCAACTTTTAAATGTATCCTTTATCAGTTGGATAGGGGATATGTTCATAAACCAGGGGGTCCAAACACCAGTAATGCACATGATCAAGAACCGCTCACATGGAGCGCTCTTCAAAGCCGGTTCTTGGGATCACTGGGGATTCAATTGGTCAGGTTCCCAGTGATCAGTAAGCTATCCTCTATTGCCTTTGCTAGTTTGGTGCTAGTAAAAATGCAATTACATTAGACGGACATCTTAGATACAATATTATAATATGACACGGGGTAAAGGTCCAGTTTTTATTCTTTCCTGTACTCAGGTGTTAATAAATATTACTGGACAGGAAAGGGACAGACTAGCAGACCTCAAGTTACAATAATCCAGCAAATGACATGTTCCCATAAACATCCTCGAGATATAAATAGCtagaaaacacaacacacacaataTTTCTCAGTCTTGTCAGAATCACTGCTCGTTGAGCTCTTCCATATGACTGCATTAACATACTAGAAAGGAAAAGGAAGAAGAATTACTTCCACTTGATGACCAACTAGGGTGTAAGTCTATCACACAGCTGTTCTGGCTCTTGTTCAGACTATCTAAGGTAACTGATAGGTGATTATGTGGATTTCAGTTACTTATTAAGAACATTTACTaaattattttatattacatttctgTGTAAGAATATAtcatgtgtatttatatatagagTGGAAATAAAAAGTCTACAAACTCAAAAAATCATATGATAAAGAATCGTTTCTGATCTTTTTTCACCTTTATTGTCACCCAGAATCTGTACAAATCCATCCAACAGTAAAAAAATATGGATGAAAAGATGAAAATTGGTCTTGGACCCTGCCAAGATGCCCAAAGCAACATTACAGGAGATGCAAGAATTTCTTGAAAGTACTGGTTCTACACTGCATGTGACTGCAATCTCCCATATTTTGCATGTCAGTGGGGTAGGATGGCAAAACTGAAGTATTTTCTTACAAAGAAAAGCATTCAAGCCCggctatgttttgccaaaacccACATCAAGTCTGTCAAAGGCATGTGAGGAAGTGTATTATTGTCTTATGAGACTAAGATTGAACTTTTTGATCATAATTCAAAAAGGTATGTTTGCTGCAAAGGCAACTTTGCccatcaccaaaagaacaccatacccacagtgaggcatggtggaaGCAGTATTATACTTTAGAGCTGTTTTTCGATGTAACTAGGGATTAAGTCAAGGTGGAGGGAATTATGATCAGTTCCCAGTATCAGTTAATTTTACATCAAAACATCAAGGTCTGCTGCTGGTAGCTCCTTTTGCAATTTGCAAACCAATGATGCCCAGTTATGCCTGATGGGAAACAAGAAAGCACGCTAGGCTGCTCACAGCAGTATGTGCAACATGTGGCCTGACGTTATCATGTTAAAATATAGCTCTTGTATTAAAAATGCTTGTACCGCTTTTCCTTTGTAGTGTTGTATATTCAATGTTGAAGTGTGTACATTACAAGCTATtaccatatatactgtatgtatgcacTAAAGGCTACTCTCACATATATTATGTATGCTACAAGCTATATCTAAATGTATCTTGTAAGATCAAATATGCATCTTACATGTACAATGAAATATGTTTATGAAGAGCTACAAAAAGTGGATTAAATATACTCTTCGACATATTACAGATATAACAGGCAGCTATCAGTTGTATTAGGCTACATCTTTTAAAGGCGTGTCATAATTTAGAGTTCAGAAATATAATACAACACTCAATTGTTAATTTTTCAATTTTGCCTGACATAAAGGCCATCgtaaaaaaataaacctaaaaacTAGATCACGGTTTCTTTGCGCAACCAACATACACAGCATCTAACAACTGTTACACGGCATCTGTTCATACAGAAGGCTGGAGGTGCAATATACATTACTAGATGCACGTATCATCAATGACAAGCAAAAGTCTACATCTGATTAACAGCATATGGCTTATAATAATGGACAAAGACAGAAAAAGACATTATATAAGAACAGCTTATGCCCAGGCAGTCTGATCACACAACACTGATATTGGTTTTTGCCCCCCCGAAGAACTTACCAGTGTGTTTGAGCCAAGCATTGTGTGGTGAGAAGTAACTAATGCAGCTGTAGACTTCACAAACCTCATGGACTATCCCGAGTGTCAGTGGGCACCGGCTGCACCTACTCTGAGTGTCTACAGTAGGGCTGGGCCCAATCCAATGTACAGTTAGATTTCTAAAGGTGCTGAGTACAATGTTAACAAAGGCCCAGCTTGTCCCTTTCGCCTTCTGTTCTGCGCCTCTTGTTTTGTGTCCCTGACTCCACATGCACGGACTGTGTTTGCAGACTGGGAACACGGTGCACAGCAGCTCTGTTCCCACACTCCACACACAGACCTGGCTGATATGTGCTGTTTGTTTGCTTGGTCTGTAACCTCTTTTTGGAATAGAGTTCCCCATTTAATAGTTCAATAGAGAATTGTGAAAATGTAATATCACCAGCTGGAGAAAAGGGCAGAGTATCCATTTTCACACTCTGTATGGCTGCGGCTCATTTAGGAATAGCCATGAATTCAATGGTTGGCCTGTAAATGCTCTATGTGAGAATGTAGCCTGTGTATGTTCAGTACTGGCAATGGATTTACAGCATATTTATCAGTCAGTCGTTAAAATTTGAAAAATAAGTCGGTAATCTGTTCTAAACTTTAGAACTACTCAGCTACTATTCACCTATTCAGATTACAGTTAGGTcccgaaatatttggacagtgaccaaatGTTCGTGATTTGGGATCTCCCTAACACTATTtaatatttaaaatgaaacaactgagatataattgaagtgtagactttcagattTAATTAGAGGGGTTAAACTGTGAAAAGTTTACAAATTGCAAACCATTTTCTACAAAGCCTCTCCATGTCAGGGCCTCAAAATCAATTGGACaaatttaccataaataaaatgttcatttttattactttgtagAGAATTCCTTGCAGATAATGACTTCCTGAAGTCTGgaggccatggacatcaccaaacgctgggtttcctgcttTGTGGTGCTTTGTAGCCCTTACTGCAGCTGACATCAGTTATTGCTTGTTTATGGAACTTTCtcccttaagttttgtcttaagcatgtgaaattaaACTCAATGGGGTTCAGATATGGTGATTCACTCAGCCACTGcacaatattccacttctttgcctgaaAAACCTCCTGTGTTGCTTTCACCGTATGTTTTGTGTCATTGTCCACCTGTACTGTGATGTGCCATCCAATCAGCATTGTTGTATTTGGTTGAagctgagcagaaagtatagccctgtacactgcagaattcatccggctgctttggtcttcagtcacatcatcaataatcactagtgccccagggccattggaagccatgcatgccagcCATCACacagcctccaccatgtgttacagagtaTGTAGTGTACTTTGGATCATGAGCCTTTCCAAGCTTTTTCCATAGTTTCTTCTTCCCAACATTTTGGTACAGGTGGATATAAATTTGATCTGTTCAAAGAATGCTTCTCCAAAACTGGGCTCGCTTCTTTAGATggttttttttttggcaaagtctaatctggtctttctatttttaaggctgattaatggtttacactttgtggtgaaccctctgtttttgctctcatgaagtcttctctttacggtTGACTTAAATACTAAAACACATACTTCCTAGAAAGtgctcttcacttgggtggatgttgtgaagtggTTTTTCTTCATCATGGAAAGAATTCTGTTACCATCTACAACTGTTGTATTCCATGGACATCCAGATACTGTAAGTTTAATATTTTTAGATGACAACCAAACCTTATTACCTACTTTAAAGACAGGACCCATCGAAAGTTTTCTATCGGCCTTCTGTTTTTGGCAAATCTGAGCAACAGCAATTCCAATATTTTTATGAATCTCTCTCCATACATTCTTGAGTTTCTGTATGTTGACCTCTACCTCAGGACACTCAGAACTTATCCTAGGCAATTCAGCAAAATGGGGATGAAAAACATAATTACAAAAAAAGACGTAGAACCGGTAGGCTGATTGACCCGACTGTTAAAGGCAAACTCAGCAAGATGTAAAAATGAGGACCATTCCTCATATTGAGCCAAATAAAACACTTTAAAATTTGTTCTAGAGATTGATTTGTCATTTCTGTCTGACCGTTGGTTTCATTGTGGTAGGCAGAGAAAAATGACAAGTCAATCCTCAGTTTTCTACAAACGGCTCTCCAGAATTTAGAGACAAATAGCACTCCCCTATCAGACACAATGTTAAGAGGAATACCATGCAATCTCACAACATGAGTTATAAACAACTTGGAAAGTGTCTCTGCATGAGGTGACCCGGATAAAGGAACAAAATGACCCTGTTTGCTGAATTGGTCTACCACTAAACAAATAAAGGTTTTTCCACCAGGCAGAGGCaaatccgtgatgaaatccatcttAGGTACACAGGCACAAATAATTTGGACTCAGGAGTGGTGGAAGCAGCCAAAGACTGGACTTAACTCTGcttccaaccctgagaataccaTAGAAACCACAATGCCTTGAGGAAGAATGGAAGATGGAAGTTGTGGAGGAGAAACCGAATCAAGACTGCATGATAATGCGTCAGCCTTCACATTCTTGGTCCCTGGCCTGAACGTGATTGAGAAATTGACTCTAGAGAAAAATAAGGACCATCTGGCCTTTCTTGTGGTTAACCCTTTAGGTGATTCAATATAAATGTAATTCTTATTAGTGGCCACATTGACTTGTTGAACCATGCCCTCCAAAAATTTCCTACATTTTTTGAAGGCTAATTTAACAGCGTGTAACTCACAATTAGAAGAAAGTCTTTAGAGAAAAATGCACATGGCCGCAAGTTGGTCATAGTTTGGAACCCTGAGATAATACACCTCAACTCCCATCGCTGATGCATCCACCTCCATAATGAAGAGTTCCTGGAGACTGAGTTGTATTATGACTGGAGCAGACTTGAAGCACTCTTTACATTTTTTAAATGGCCCAATAGTATCTGGTGACCAAACCGTAAGATCTGCCCCCTTAAATGTGCGATCAGTAAGAGGCTTACCAATCTTAATAAAAACCCATAATTAATCTTCTATAATAGTTGGAAAATCCTATAAAACATTGCAATGCTTTAAGGTCACAAGGTTGAACACAGCCAATTATTACCTGCACCTTCCCAGTATTCATCTTAAACCCTTCAGCCGATACAATATATCCCAAGAACGAAATTTCctgaacataaaaaaataaatttctctAACTTAGCAAAGACTTCTCTCTCAACATGGTGAAAATCCAAATCaggtggaaaaaaataaaatatcctCAAAGTAAACCACCATAAATCTTCTAATGCAATCAGGAAAAACATCATTCATAAAGTGTTCAGCATCTGAGGTTGGAGAGGATTTGGTTAATCCTGCACTGCCAATGGACTGAAGGCAAAAGAGATATTCCTTTAATTGTGATTTATTAGCCGCGTTTCGGAGTGctcaaactccttcatcaggacaatcacgtTCAGAAAGTTTTGAAATACTGCTGTCACATTGGTTAACCCGGATGGCATGACCAGATTTTCAAATAGACCCTCAAACGTTAAAAATACTGTTTTTGACTCATGACCCCTCTAAATGCGTATCAAATTGTAATCCCCTCAAAAGATCAAGTTTAGAAAAGCACTTAGCCCCTATAAACTGATTATATaggtcagggatgagtggaagtggGTATGTATTTTAAACTATGAGTTAGCTCAGCTCTTGGAAACCGAGGCATGGACGGTGACCACCATCTTTCTTTTTTGCAAATAAAAACTCAGCAGCTACAGGGGAGGTGGAAGGACGTATATGACCTTTCTGTAAACTTTCGTTCACATAGTTTTTCATGTTTGTATGTTCACGCCCAGATAAGTTATAAAGGTGAGCTTTAGGTAATTTGGCAATAGGGACAATATTAATGGCACAATCATAGGAAGATGGGGAGGTTACACCTCCAGCTCTTTCTGAAAACACATCTCTGAAGTCTTTCAGGTTTCACAGCAGATCCTCTAGACAAGAGGTGCATTTTGTATAGAACCTAGACATTTTTTTATGacaattaaaggaaatctgtcagcaggtttttgctatgtaatctaaagacagcagGAGATAGAGGCTAACATACAGAGTTGAATAATATGTCAATTATTACCCTGCAGTGTTGTTATTTACTTATAGTGCAGGTTTTATCACTTGGGATTATCATTGCCCAGACTACACCAATCCCCCAGCCCCCTGATAATCACCTCTTTGTCTATACATTTTGTAtatagaaagcctggtgtgggtgggttcactttctaagctctgctgcattgctacaatcagtaaactaagtgatacataattggattcagagtctttttgcctacatcatgctgcaatAGGGTAAACAGGTCACAGTCTGAGGTCAGAAGTCAAAAACAAAGATAAAGGGGGCTAGACAATTTAATAATTGAAGGCAAGTTCTGAGGTCAGGCAGCAAGAGACCAAAACAAGAGAACACAAAGCAGAAGTCACCCACACCAGCGAGCAAAGCTATGACTGGAAATGGCCTGACCACTGCCACCCAGCTAAATAGTCTGGCAATTACCCGAAAGGGTGACACCTGGAGGAAGCCCAGCAGGCCCGGCTTACTTGGCTGCTGGGCAATCTTGACTAGCATGAGGGTAGTCAGCAGGCTCCAGTCCCTGATTGGGCGATTGGGTCATCAACCCACAATACTAACAACCCAGCATGCCACTACCAACTAGTTGAACTGTCACAGTGGATTGGTGACAGGCTCTTTCTTTCACAAGTGTCTGGAAATGCAAACTGTATGTCTAGGTGCTTGATTATATACACTTGTGGAATCAtacatttagtaaaaaaaaaaacatagactCTACTGTACATCAAAATAATAACTAATAATCTGCTCTGGCTAAGAAATTATTTCTCAAATTATGGAACTGCTATGGAATTGCTCATAATGGTTAATTAAGATAATAGGTATAGGTTCTTCAAGAACTCCATTGGGCGACTGTAATGAATAGAATTTCAAGTAGTTGTATCatgatagtgtgacgcccctggactatcaggtcgtcacagggtactgcacgctctgttaccttagtgcagtattcaaatccctcttgattctgggtccccatcttgcggtgCTGCCTCCAACcgcaaatcaaatcctatgaacacactgcaccacacccaccagacacaccagtgggcggcttgagcggaatagggtcgcccacctaggggtcaggaagggtggGTCAGGAGAGTGTGAGTGAAGTGAAGAAGAGGGAAGTGAAGGAGTTGGGAGggggaggaagcagggagcggtgcctcccaaaagtagctgtctaggttgcaggcggtgtctgggcctagaggagtcggatccccggtcgcaggggattgagacgaggtgcctaggacctgtcaagaggacggtcagcagcctggtcctatctccgATCCGGGACCGAAGGTACGGTGGTCTACACGGACCTTAGGTCGGGGAGAagtttcaggcaacccggcaattaacctgcggagagcagcgcctttatggactgttcccactagctccagaatcggggcactagcgcaacgagggggatagggccttccacatacgcagcccacaagatcccaagcgtgagccctgagagcaggctcccacacttagccacagtggggagcggggcccggcaagttccaaactaccgggccacttcagtaaaatctcaaatttgtgccaggaggcaggtcacagtacaccaggcagcactgcagaggacgggacccggacgagttccccgagagaggcagcggcacctagagacttcgTTTACACAGTTGTCAGcacctgcttattgactgagtgagtacatgagtgaccccctgcactgtgtccctgcatcaccatccagagtcccggggcctacccctacccgtggagggtaataacaccttgctgcagcaatccatcaccccgggtactcccaacaacggcagcggtggtactcccaattaccgcacaccatgggtggcgtcacaaagtacaacaaccctgtaaatatccccttttactttagagtgtggcccctaagcccccgggtccagagaccctcgagccacgaactgacaccatcccggatccgagtggttcgatctgctgctggggtggcacaacAGCAATGCTGTTTTGAGTAGGACCATTGCAGATCTGGTATCACTAAACAATATAGCGTCATGTCATATGTTTTCTATGGATGGGTCCACTAGAGTTAAAGCCATTTTTTATTCGCAGTGGTCTTTTTCTGGCTTATTGAATGGTGTCCCGAGCTATGTGGGATATGTAAGGATATTCTATTCTTATGATATGAGCAGTATAAAGTGGACTGTGTATGTGATATGtatattttccagtgttctttataTTTAAACTTTACGTTCAGACCAAAAACAAGAATTTCCTTTGTTCACCATATCTTCAAGAAACAGTTTTCTGTCCAGTTTAGGCAAGTTTGATATTCCCCTAATAGTTGTTGGAGACAAGTAAATGACTATTCCTGTTGCCAAGAGCCTTTGTTCTGGGGAATATCTCTGAGCAGCACTTGTGTTGTTAGACCTGCTTCGTGTCATTTTAAGGAAAGGAAGTGGAGATAAATGTTTGGTCGTTCGCAGTTCATCTGTTCCTCTTTTTCTTCCATACAAGTCATTTCTCAAAGATCTGGTGCTGCACAAGTTATGCATCTGCTACATCCTGATCTGAAGATGGCTGTTGACATGGACGTGTTCTGCGTGCAAGACCTTGAACATCCCATCACCCCTCCGGCAGACGTGTTTATACAGCAAACAATGGCAGGTGAGTTAGGGCCGAAACAGGTGTCCATAGTCCAAACATCAAGAGCTAAAGATAATGGGTGGGGGGACCAACACTTTTTTATTAGGGCCTGTTCAGACAAACATATAATATAGATGTGTGCAGTCCGAGGCAGCacactgaccaatgttattcaataggaCTGTTAAGGTGAAAGTTTTTTTCAGACGGACTGAGTGtctgaaaaaaaatcgcagcattcaCTATTCTCTTCTGAGTCATTTGACTATCACCCATTCATGTCAATCGATGCGGACAAACCCCCGAATACAATACAGATCATCTGTGTAGCATATAATTACActgccattattaacctaggaaACAGCTTTGATTATGTACATTTTAAACTGTTAATGTATAAAATCGGATGTCACGTGGACATCAAAAACAGacgcacagatggcacacggacatcaAGAACGGACACACAGATGGTACACGGACATCAAGAACGGACACACAGATGGTACACGAACATCAAGAATggacacacagatggcacacggacatcaAGAATggacacacagatggcacacgtacATCAAGAACggacacacagatggcacacggacatcaAGAACggacacacagatggcacacggacatcaTGAATGgacacatggatagcacacggacatcaaGAGTGGACACACTGATGGTACACGGACATCAAGAACggacacacagatggcacacgaacATCAAGAATggacacacagatggcacacggacatcaAGAATGGACACAGACGGCACACGGACATCAAGAATGGACACATGGAGGAAAATAATTGATAAAAATCATCCAAATTTTCTGAAGGAAACTTGGATGATTTTTTCATACATTCGTTTGAAATCGGCTTTAAACAtccattatatacatttatttacatttatttat
Protein-coding sequences here:
- the IL17B gene encoding interleukin-17B, with amino-acid sequence MRFVKSTAALVTSHHTMLGSNTLILLYASSLLLIHVFSLDTSKPSKTRKKGQAKGKQNPTQDKSHGKTSPDPVLGVNSFAPSQVYSLVEEYEQSLIEMVNQLRNGSESSGGKCEVNLRLWLSNRRSLSPWAYSINHDENRIPVEIPEARCLCSGCINPFTMHEDLSMSSIPMYSKIPVRRRFCENSLTGLRGKRRKKCQKEYIAVMENIAVGCTCIF